The following DNA comes from Paraburkholderia sp. PGU19.
TTCGCTCGCGCCCGGCGAGCACTTCAAGCTTTCGCTGCCGCTCGCGCGTGCCGGCCGCGTGCGCACGGCGCCGCTGAACTGCATCGCGCGCAACCGCCGCACGAAGGACGGGGAAACCCTGGTGGGCGCCGAGTTCGGCAATACGTCGGGCGACGTGCGCGCGCTGGTCAAGGAGTATGTGCTGGACGTGCTGACGGGGGCCGTGCCGCCCGAGCGCCACGCATAGCGCGACAGCCCGCCCGCCTGGACCGGCGCGAAAAAAAGCCGACGTCATCGTCGGCTGAATCGGTTCCCGTGCTTACGAGGGGGTGCACAGGAACCGTCGCCATGATACGGACGGCAAGATGAAGAGACGCTTAAGGGCCTGCGAGATGTCACATTCGCGTCGTTCGCGTGATGCTGGCCATTCGCGTCACTCGCACAGAAAGTGATCGATGCTTTGCCCAGCCGCAACCGCGCGGCGCAGCCATTCCGGGTGCTCGCCGTCGCCCGTCCACGTATTGCCCCACGCATCGCGGTAGCGAATCCGTTTCGCTTCGTCGATATCCTGCTGCAGCGCATGTTGCAGTGCTTCCAATGTGATATTGCACTCCTGCATGCGGCGTTTGAGCCAGACAATCAGGCGCTCGCGCGCTTCGCCTTCGAGATGTTCAATGACGGCGGACACGTTGTGTTTCCTCGTTTGCAAAAAAGACGGTTGATCCCGTGACGATGGGGTGGGCCGGGCGTTGGCCCATGACGTCGACAATGTAGGGAGGCCGCGCGCAAGCGGGTTTCCGCAAGGCACGCGCGGGTTCCGAAACGCACGGCGGCGGGCTGGAATCTGCCGTAAGGAGGCCGGCCGGGCTTGACGGGCGGGGCCCGAGGCCGCGCGGAGGGGCAGAACTATACCTACATATGATTCTCGCGGCCGGGCGATTCCCATAAGATGGAATCATCTTGAACGGCATTACGCAGAACCGTGCCGTCGCAAACCAACGGCCGAGGAAAGTCGCTTGCACAACCATCCGATCGCTTCAGTCATCGACGACGACGAATCCGTCCGCACCGCGATGTCTAGCCTCGTTCGTTCGCTGGATTGGGATGTCCGGCTGTACGCATCGGCCGAGGCGTTCCTCGCATCCGACGTGGACCAGGTCGCGTGCATCATCTCCGATGTGCAAATGCCCGGTATGAGCGGTCTCGACATGTATCGTCATCTGCTGGACATGGGCGTCACGCAGCCCATCATTTTCATCTCCGCTTTCGCCTCCGACGCGGTGCGCCGCCAGGCACTCGACCTGGGCGCGCTATGCGTGCTGACCAAACCTGTCGACGGCGCCGAAGTGTCGCGCTGCCTCGCTGGGCTCGAACCCGACGGCTCGCAGGGCGACTGAGTCCGGCGCGGATTACCGCGCCGCGGCCCTATGACAAGGGTTGTCGGGCTATTCGGATAGAATCCTTACCGGATCGAAATGGGCCGGCTTGCTGGATGTCCGACTGTCGAGCGACGCGTGTGGCGGCGCGAATCAGGGTTGCGCCGCCCGCTGACAAATGCGGCTTTAAAGCGCCGCTAATCAATGCCGCAGACAAGCGCTCGCGAGGAACGCCTATGCCGAAGATGTGCCGTCCATTCCACTCCACAGCAATACAGCGCGTTCACGGGGCGTCATGACGTTCCGTCAGGGCGCAGCCGTGACGTCGGCTCGCGACGCGCGCGTTCTCTTTTCTCTTGCGGGCATTGTCGGCGTGATCGTGTTCCTGATCGACGCGCTGACGCCGCTCGACATCGCCATTGCCGTGCTTTATGTGGCCGTCGTGCTGCTCGTCGCGTCGACGGGCTTGCGGCATGCCACGATCGCAACGGCATACGCGTGTGTGGCGCTGACGGTGATTGCCTTCCTGATGTCGCACGACGAGAACTATTCCGGCGGCTCGATTGCGCGCGGTATCGTGAGCCTGCTTGCAATCGGCACGACCTCGTTTCTCGCGTTGCGCAACCAGGCGAACACGGTGCGGCTGCAGGAGCAGATCCAGTTGCTGAACCTGACGCACGACGCGATCGTCGCGTACGACATGAGCGACCGCATCACGTTCTGGAACCAGGGCGCCGAGGAACTGTACGGCTGGACGGCCGACCAGGCAATCGGCCAGCGCATCCACGAACTGACGCGCACCAGTTCATCCATTCCCCTCGACGCGCTGCGCGATGAGGTCGTGCGCAAGGGCCGCTGGGAAGGCGAACTGGAGCGCGTGCGCAGCGACGGCAGCACCGTCATCGTGTCGAGCCGCTTTGCCCTGTGGCGAGACGACAAGGGCAAGCCGCGCGCGATACTCGCGACCAACAACGACATCACGATGCGCAAGCGCATGGAAGCCGAGTTGCAGCGGCAGCAGGAAGACCTGCGCGCGATCATCGACGCGATTCCCGGCATGGTCTGGAGTTCGTCGCGCGATGGCGAACTGAGCTACATCAACCGACGCTGGAACGAGCTTGGCATCACGTTGACGGGCGGCAGCGGCGACGTCTGGACATCGATCGTGCATCCCGACGACTGGCCCGCGATGCACGCGGCGTGGCGCGGCGCGATCGCCACGGGCAAGCCGTTCGAGAACGTCGCACGCATCCGCCAGAGCAACGGCTCGTACCGGTGGATGCATATCGGCGCGGACCCGCTGCGCGATCAGAACGGGGAGATTCTGCGCTGGTATGGCGTCAATACCGATATCGAGGAGCGCAAGCAGGCCGAGCAGGCGCTGGAGCGCAGCGAGGCGTTCCTGTCCGACGCGCAGCGTCTGAGCCGCACTGGCAGCATTGCGACGCGCCTGCCCGCGGGCGCGATGTGGTGGTCCGACGAGGTCTACCGGATCTTCGAGTATTCGCCCGACTACACGCCGGGCATGGAGCTGATCCTCGCGCGCACGCATCCCGACGATCTCGCTTTGGTCCGTGAAGCGTACGAAGCGGGACTGTCGGGCGCGCCATATGTCGACGTCGAGCACCGGCTGCAGATGCCCGACGGGCGGATCAAGTACGTGCACTACGTCGCGCATCTGGCCGTGCCGCAGTCGGCCAGCATCGAATACGTGGGCGCGCTGATGGACGTGACGGAGCGGCAGCTCGCGCAGGACGCGCTCGACCGCTCGACGGCGGAACTCGCGCACGTCACGCGCGTGACGATGCTCGGCGAACTCGCCGCGTCGATCGCGCATGAAGTCACGCAGCCGCTCGCCGCGATCGTCACGGCGGGCGATGCCGCGACGCGCTGGCTGAACCGCGCGAAGCCCGATCTCGGCGAAGTCGGCCAGTCGATCAACCAGATGGTGCGCGACGCGAAGCGCGCCAGCGACGTGATCCGCCAGATACGTTCGATGGCGCAGAAGCGCGATCCGAGCCAGGCGGTGCTCGATCTGAACGGTATCGTGAGAGAATCGATTGAGCTTGTACGGCGTGAGCTGGACGCCGCGCGGGTCGAGCTGGAAGCCTGCTACGCGGAGCCGCCGCCGTTCGTGTGCGGTGACCGCGTGCAGCTTCAGCAGGTGGTCATCAATCTCGTGATGAATGGCGTGCAGGCGATGGCGGGCATGACGGGGCGGGCGCGGCACATGCGCATCGCAACGAGCCTCGCGGACGGGCACTATGGGCAGGTCGCCATCGAAGATTCGGGAACAGGCATCAGCGACGAGAACGTGGGGCGGCTCTTCAACGCGTTCTTCACGACCAAGGCGGACGGCATGGGCATGGGACTGTCGATCTGCCGGTCCATCGTCGAGGCGCACGGCGGGCGTATCTGGGCCGAGTCTGAAGAAGGGCGGGGCGCAACGATGCAATTCGTTTTGCCGATCGATAAAGGAACGTGCGATGAGCAGTGATGAAATGAACGACCCGAATCAGTCGATCGTTTATGTCGTCGACGACGACGATTCGATGCGCGCGGCCGTCACGATGCTGCTGCGGTCGGTGGGTTTGCGGGTCGAGGCTTTTGCGTCTGCGCAGGAGTTTTTGTCGCTCGATAAGCCTGATATTCCCAGTTGCCTGATTCTCGATGTGCGGTTGAAGGGGCAGAGCGGGCTCGCTGTGCAGGAGCAGATCGCTGC
Coding sequences within:
- a CDS encoding H-NS family nucleoid-associated regulatory protein codes for the protein MSAVIEHLEGEARERLIVWLKRRMQECNITLEALQHALQQDIDEAKRIRYRDAWGNTWTGDGEHPEWLRRAVAAGQSIDHFLCE
- a CDS encoding response regulator, whose translation is MHNHPIASVIDDDESVRTAMSSLVRSLDWDVRLYASAEAFLASDVDQVACIISDVQMPGMSGLDMYRHLLDMGVTQPIIFISAFASDAVRRQALDLGALCVLTKPVDGAEVSRCLAGLEPDGSQGD
- a CDS encoding PAS domain S-box protein; translated protein: MTFRQGAAVTSARDARVLFSLAGIVGVIVFLIDALTPLDIAIAVLYVAVVLLVASTGLRHATIATAYACVALTVIAFLMSHDENYSGGSIARGIVSLLAIGTTSFLALRNQANTVRLQEQIQLLNLTHDAIVAYDMSDRITFWNQGAEELYGWTADQAIGQRIHELTRTSSSIPLDALRDEVVRKGRWEGELERVRSDGSTVIVSSRFALWRDDKGKPRAILATNNDITMRKRMEAELQRQQEDLRAIIDAIPGMVWSSSRDGELSYINRRWNELGITLTGGSGDVWTSIVHPDDWPAMHAAWRGAIATGKPFENVARIRQSNGSYRWMHIGADPLRDQNGEILRWYGVNTDIEERKQAEQALERSEAFLSDAQRLSRTGSIATRLPAGAMWWSDEVYRIFEYSPDYTPGMELILARTHPDDLALVREAYEAGLSGAPYVDVEHRLQMPDGRIKYVHYVAHLAVPQSASIEYVGALMDVTERQLAQDALDRSTAELAHVTRVTMLGELAASIAHEVTQPLAAIVTAGDAATRWLNRAKPDLGEVGQSINQMVRDAKRASDVIRQIRSMAQKRDPSQAVLDLNGIVRESIELVRRELDAARVELEACYAEPPPFVCGDRVQLQQVVINLVMNGVQAMAGMTGRARHMRIATSLADGHYGQVAIEDSGTGISDENVGRLFNAFFTTKADGMGMGLSICRSIVEAHGGRIWAESEEGRGATMQFVLPIDKGTCDEQ